One Leopardus geoffroyi isolate Oge1 chromosome C1, O.geoffroyi_Oge1_pat1.0, whole genome shotgun sequence DNA segment encodes these proteins:
- the BIN1 gene encoding myc box-dependent-interacting protein 1 isoform X3, whose amino-acid sequence MMRKVLQKLGKADETKDEQFEQCVQNFNKQLTEGTRLQKDLRTYLASVKAMHEASKKLNECLQEVYEPDWPGRDEANKIAENNDLLWLDYHQKLVDQALLTMDTYLGQFPDIKSRIAKRGRKLVDYDSARHHYESLQTAKKKDETKIAKPVSLLEKAAPQWCQGKLQAHLVAQTNLLRNQAEEELIKAQKVFEEMNVDLQEELPSLWNSRVGFYVNTFQSIAGLEENFHKEMSKLNQNLNDVLVSLEKQHGSNTFTVKAQPRKKTKLLSRLLRKKNSDNAPAKGDKSPSPPPDGSPAAPEIRVNHEPEPPSSAAAGAALPKSPSQLRKGPPVPPPPKHTPSKEVKQEQILSLFDDTFVPEISVTTPSQFEAPGPFSEQASLLDLDFDPLPPVASPVKAPTPSGQSIPWDLWEPTESPAGSLPSGEPSAAEGTFAVAWPSQTAEPGPAQPAEASEVAGGTRPAAGAQEPGETAASEAASSSLPAVVVETFSATVNGTVEGSGGAGRLDLPPGFMFKVQAQHDYVATDTDELQLKAGDVVLVIPFQNPEEQDEGWLMGVKESDWNQHLELEKCRGVFPENFTERVQ is encoded by the exons GTCCTCCAGAAACTAGGGAAGGCGGACGAGACAAAGGATGAGCAGTTTGAACAGTGTGTCCAGAATTTCAACAAACAGCTG ACCGAGGGCACTCGACTGCAGAAGGATCTCCGGACCTACCTGGCCTCCGTCAAAG CCATGCACGAGGCCTCCAAGAAACTGAACGAATGTCTGCAGGAGGTGTACGAGCCCGACTGGCCTGGCAGGGATGAAGCAAACAAGATAGCTGAG AACAATGACCTCCTCTGGCTGGATTATCACCAGAAGCTGGTGGACCAGGCACTGCTGACCATGGACACATACCTGGGCCAGTTCCCTGACATCAAG TCACGCATTGCCAAGCGAGGGCGGAAATTGGTGGACTATGACAGCGCCCGGCACCATTACGAGTCCCTCCAAACCGCCAAAAAGAAGGATGAAACCAAAATTGCCAAG cctgtctCGCTGCTTGAGAAAGCCGCCCCCCAGTGGTGCCAAGGCAAACTGCAGGCTCATCTCGTAGCTCAAACTAACCTGCTCCGAAATCAG GCAGAGGAGGAGCTCATCAAAGCCCAGAAGGTGTTTGAGGAGATGAACGTGGACCTACAGGAAGAGCTGCCGTCCCTGTGGAACAG CCGTGTAGGCTTCTATGTCAACACGTTCCAGAGTATTGCGGGCCTGGAGGAGAACTTCCACAAGGAGATGAGTAAG CTCAACCAGAACCTCAACGATGTGCTGGTTAGCCTGGAGAAGCAGCACGGGAGCAACACGTTCACAGTCAAGGCCCAGCCCAG aaagaaaactaaactgCTCTCCCGGCTGCTCAGAAAGAAGAACAG TGACAACGCCCCTGCAAAAGGGGACAAGAGCCCTTCGCCTCCTCCAGATGGCTCCCCGGCCGCCCCGGAGATCAGAGTCAACCATGAGCCTGAGCCGCCTAGCTCAGCAGCAGCAGGGGCTGCCCTCCCCAAGTCCCCGTCTCAG CTCCGGAAAGGGCCACCAGTCCCTCCACCTCCCAAACACACCCCGTCCAAGGAGGTCAAGCAAGAGCAGATCCTCAGCCTGTTTGATGACACGTTTGTCCCTGAGATCAGCGTGACCACCCCCTCCCAG TTTGAGGCCCCAGGGCCTTTCTCGGAGCAGGCCAGTCTGCTGGACCTGGACTTTGACCCCCTCCCGCCTGTGGCGAGCCCCGTGAAGGCGCCCACACCCTCTGGTCAG TCAATTCCATGGGACCTCTGGGAG CCCACAGAGAGTCCAGCTGGCAGCCTGCCTTCCGGGGAGCCCAGTGCTGCCGAGGGCACCTTTGCTGTGGCCTGGCCCAGCCAGACGGCCGAGCCGGGGCCTGCCCAA CCAGCAGAGGCCTCCGAGGTGGCGGGTGGGACCCGACCTGCGGCTGGAGCCCAGGAGCCCGGGGAGACAGCAGCAAGTGAAGCAGCCTCC AGCTCTCTCCCTGCCGTGGTGGTAGAGACCTTCTCAGCGACCGTGAATGGCACCGTGGAGGGCAGCGGTGGGGCAGGACGCTTGGATCTGCCCCCGGGGTTCATGTTCAAG GTACAGGCCCAGCACGACTACGTGGCCACCGACACGGATGAGCTGCAGCTCAAGGCTGGTGATGTGGTACTGGTGATCCCCTTCCAGAACCCTGAGGAGCAG GATGAAGGCTGGCTCATGGGCGTGAAGGAGAGTGACTGGAACCAGCACCTAGAGCTGGAGAAATGTCGGGGTGTCTTCCCCGAGAACTTCACCGAGCGGGTTCAGTGA
- the BIN1 gene encoding myc box-dependent-interacting protein 1 isoform X1, whose amino-acid sequence MAEMGSKGVTAGKIASNVQKKLTRAQEKVLQKLGKADETKDEQFEQCVQNFNKQLTEGTRLQKDLRTYLASVKAMHEASKKLNECLQEVYEPDWPGRDEANKIAENNDLLWLDYHQKLVDQALLTMDTYLGQFPDIKSRIAKRGRKLVDYDSARHHYESLQTAKKKDETKIAKPVSLLEKAAPQWCQGKLQAHLVAQTNLLRNQAEEELIKAQKVFEEMNVDLQEELPSLWNSRVGFYVNTFQSIAGLEENFHKEMSKLNQNLNDVLVSLEKQHGSNTFTVKAQPRKKTKLLSRLLRKKNSDNAPAKGDKSPSPPPDGSPAAPEIRVNHEPEPPSSAAAGAALPKSPSQLRKGPPVPPPPKHTPSKEVKQEQILSLFDDTFVPEISVTTPSQFEAPGPFSEQASLLDLDFDPLPPVASPVKAPTPSGQSIPWDLWEPTESPAGSLPSGEPSAAEGTFAVAWPSQTAEPGPAQPAEASEVAGGTRPAAGAQEPGETAASEAASSSLPAVVVETFSATVNGTVEGSGGAGRLDLPPGFMFKVQAQHDYVATDTDELQLKAGDVVLVIPFQNPEEQDEGWLMGVKESDWNQHLELEKCRGVFPENFTERVQ is encoded by the exons GTCCTCCAGAAACTAGGGAAGGCGGACGAGACAAAGGATGAGCAGTTTGAACAGTGTGTCCAGAATTTCAACAAACAGCTG ACCGAGGGCACTCGACTGCAGAAGGATCTCCGGACCTACCTGGCCTCCGTCAAAG CCATGCACGAGGCCTCCAAGAAACTGAACGAATGTCTGCAGGAGGTGTACGAGCCCGACTGGCCTGGCAGGGATGAAGCAAACAAGATAGCTGAG AACAATGACCTCCTCTGGCTGGATTATCACCAGAAGCTGGTGGACCAGGCACTGCTGACCATGGACACATACCTGGGCCAGTTCCCTGACATCAAG TCACGCATTGCCAAGCGAGGGCGGAAATTGGTGGACTATGACAGCGCCCGGCACCATTACGAGTCCCTCCAAACCGCCAAAAAGAAGGATGAAACCAAAATTGCCAAG cctgtctCGCTGCTTGAGAAAGCCGCCCCCCAGTGGTGCCAAGGCAAACTGCAGGCTCATCTCGTAGCTCAAACTAACCTGCTCCGAAATCAG GCAGAGGAGGAGCTCATCAAAGCCCAGAAGGTGTTTGAGGAGATGAACGTGGACCTACAGGAAGAGCTGCCGTCCCTGTGGAACAG CCGTGTAGGCTTCTATGTCAACACGTTCCAGAGTATTGCGGGCCTGGAGGAGAACTTCCACAAGGAGATGAGTAAG CTCAACCAGAACCTCAACGATGTGCTGGTTAGCCTGGAGAAGCAGCACGGGAGCAACACGTTCACAGTCAAGGCCCAGCCCAG aaagaaaactaaactgCTCTCCCGGCTGCTCAGAAAGAAGAACAG TGACAACGCCCCTGCAAAAGGGGACAAGAGCCCTTCGCCTCCTCCAGATGGCTCCCCGGCCGCCCCGGAGATCAGAGTCAACCATGAGCCTGAGCCGCCTAGCTCAGCAGCAGCAGGGGCTGCCCTCCCCAAGTCCCCGTCTCAG CTCCGGAAAGGGCCACCAGTCCCTCCACCTCCCAAACACACCCCGTCCAAGGAGGTCAAGCAAGAGCAGATCCTCAGCCTGTTTGATGACACGTTTGTCCCTGAGATCAGCGTGACCACCCCCTCCCAG TTTGAGGCCCCAGGGCCTTTCTCGGAGCAGGCCAGTCTGCTGGACCTGGACTTTGACCCCCTCCCGCCTGTGGCGAGCCCCGTGAAGGCGCCCACACCCTCTGGTCAG TCAATTCCATGGGACCTCTGGGAG CCCACAGAGAGTCCAGCTGGCAGCCTGCCTTCCGGGGAGCCCAGTGCTGCCGAGGGCACCTTTGCTGTGGCCTGGCCCAGCCAGACGGCCGAGCCGGGGCCTGCCCAA CCAGCAGAGGCCTCCGAGGTGGCGGGTGGGACCCGACCTGCGGCTGGAGCCCAGGAGCCCGGGGAGACAGCAGCAAGTGAAGCAGCCTCC AGCTCTCTCCCTGCCGTGGTGGTAGAGACCTTCTCAGCGACCGTGAATGGCACCGTGGAGGGCAGCGGTGGGGCAGGACGCTTGGATCTGCCCCCGGGGTTCATGTTCAAG GTACAGGCCCAGCACGACTACGTGGCCACCGACACGGATGAGCTGCAGCTCAAGGCTGGTGATGTGGTACTGGTGATCCCCTTCCAGAACCCTGAGGAGCAG GATGAAGGCTGGCTCATGGGCGTGAAGGAGAGTGACTGGAACCAGCACCTAGAGCTGGAGAAATGTCGGGGTGTCTTCCCCGAGAACTTCACCGAGCGGGTTCAGTGA
- the BIN1 gene encoding myc box-dependent-interacting protein 1 isoform X9, whose translation MAEMGSKGVTAGKIASNVQKKLTRAQEKVLQKLGKADETKDEQFEQCVQNFNKQLTEGTRLQKDLRTYLASVKAMHEASKKLNECLQEVYEPDWPGRDEANKIAENNDLLWLDYHQKLVDQALLTMDTYLGQFPDIKSRIAKRGRKLVDYDSARHHYESLQTAKKKDETKIAKPVSLLEKAAPQWCQGKLQAHLVAQTNLLRNQAEEELIKAQKVFEEMNVDLQEELPSLWNSRVGFYVNTFQSIAGLEENFHKEMSKLNQNLNDVLVSLEKQHGSNTFTVKAQPSDNAPAKGDKSPSPPPDGSPAAPEIRVNHEPEPPSSAAAGAALPKSPSQFEAPGPFSEQASLLDLDFDPLPPVASPVKAPTPSGQSIPWDLWEPTESPAGSLPSGEPSAAEGTFAVAWPSQTAEPGPAQPAEASEVAGGTRPAAGAQEPGETAASEAASSSLPAVVVETFSATVNGTVEGSGGAGRLDLPPGFMFKVQAQHDYVATDTDELQLKAGDVVLVIPFQNPEEQDEGWLMGVKESDWNQHLELEKCRGVFPENFTERVQ comes from the exons GTCCTCCAGAAACTAGGGAAGGCGGACGAGACAAAGGATGAGCAGTTTGAACAGTGTGTCCAGAATTTCAACAAACAGCTG ACCGAGGGCACTCGACTGCAGAAGGATCTCCGGACCTACCTGGCCTCCGTCAAAG CCATGCACGAGGCCTCCAAGAAACTGAACGAATGTCTGCAGGAGGTGTACGAGCCCGACTGGCCTGGCAGGGATGAAGCAAACAAGATAGCTGAG AACAATGACCTCCTCTGGCTGGATTATCACCAGAAGCTGGTGGACCAGGCACTGCTGACCATGGACACATACCTGGGCCAGTTCCCTGACATCAAG TCACGCATTGCCAAGCGAGGGCGGAAATTGGTGGACTATGACAGCGCCCGGCACCATTACGAGTCCCTCCAAACCGCCAAAAAGAAGGATGAAACCAAAATTGCCAAG cctgtctCGCTGCTTGAGAAAGCCGCCCCCCAGTGGTGCCAAGGCAAACTGCAGGCTCATCTCGTAGCTCAAACTAACCTGCTCCGAAATCAG GCAGAGGAGGAGCTCATCAAAGCCCAGAAGGTGTTTGAGGAGATGAACGTGGACCTACAGGAAGAGCTGCCGTCCCTGTGGAACAG CCGTGTAGGCTTCTATGTCAACACGTTCCAGAGTATTGCGGGCCTGGAGGAGAACTTCCACAAGGAGATGAGTAAG CTCAACCAGAACCTCAACGATGTGCTGGTTAGCCTGGAGAAGCAGCACGGGAGCAACACGTTCACAGTCAAGGCCCAGCCCAG TGACAACGCCCCTGCAAAAGGGGACAAGAGCCCTTCGCCTCCTCCAGATGGCTCCCCGGCCGCCCCGGAGATCAGAGTCAACCATGAGCCTGAGCCGCCTAGCTCAGCAGCAGCAGGGGCTGCCCTCCCCAAGTCCCCGTCTCAG TTTGAGGCCCCAGGGCCTTTCTCGGAGCAGGCCAGTCTGCTGGACCTGGACTTTGACCCCCTCCCGCCTGTGGCGAGCCCCGTGAAGGCGCCCACACCCTCTGGTCAG TCAATTCCATGGGACCTCTGGGAG CCCACAGAGAGTCCAGCTGGCAGCCTGCCTTCCGGGGAGCCCAGTGCTGCCGAGGGCACCTTTGCTGTGGCCTGGCCCAGCCAGACGGCCGAGCCGGGGCCTGCCCAA CCAGCAGAGGCCTCCGAGGTGGCGGGTGGGACCCGACCTGCGGCTGGAGCCCAGGAGCCCGGGGAGACAGCAGCAAGTGAAGCAGCCTCC AGCTCTCTCCCTGCCGTGGTGGTAGAGACCTTCTCAGCGACCGTGAATGGCACCGTGGAGGGCAGCGGTGGGGCAGGACGCTTGGATCTGCCCCCGGGGTTCATGTTCAAG GTACAGGCCCAGCACGACTACGTGGCCACCGACACGGATGAGCTGCAGCTCAAGGCTGGTGATGTGGTACTGGTGATCCCCTTCCAGAACCCTGAGGAGCAG GATGAAGGCTGGCTCATGGGCGTGAAGGAGAGTGACTGGAACCAGCACCTAGAGCTGGAGAAATGTCGGGGTGTCTTCCCCGAGAACTTCACCGAGCGGGTTCAGTGA
- the BIN1 gene encoding myc box-dependent-interacting protein 1 isoform X7: MAEMGSKGVTAGKIASNVQKKLTRAQEKVLQKLGKADETKDEQFEQCVQNFNKQLTEGTRLQKDLRTYLASVKAMHEASKKLNECLQEVYEPDWPGRDEANKIAENNDLLWLDYHQKLVDQALLTMDTYLGQFPDIKSRIAKRGRKLVDYDSARHHYESLQTAKKKDETKIAKPVSLLEKAAPQWCQGKLQAHLVAQTNLLRNQAEEELIKAQKVFEEMNVDLQEELPSLWNSRVGFYVNTFQSIAGLEENFHKEMSKLNQNLNDVLVSLEKQHGSNTFTVKAQPRKKTKLLSRLLRKKNSDNAPAKGDKSPSPPPDGSPAAPEIRVNHEPEPPSSAAAGAALPKSPSQLRKGPPVPPPPKHTPSKEVKQEQILSLFDDTFVPEISVTTPSQPTESPAGSLPSGEPSAAEGTFAVAWPSQTAEPGPAQPAEASEVAGGTRPAAGAQEPGETAASEAASSSLPAVVVETFSATVNGTVEGSGGAGRLDLPPGFMFKVQAQHDYVATDTDELQLKAGDVVLVIPFQNPEEQDEGWLMGVKESDWNQHLELEKCRGVFPENFTERVQ; the protein is encoded by the exons GTCCTCCAGAAACTAGGGAAGGCGGACGAGACAAAGGATGAGCAGTTTGAACAGTGTGTCCAGAATTTCAACAAACAGCTG ACCGAGGGCACTCGACTGCAGAAGGATCTCCGGACCTACCTGGCCTCCGTCAAAG CCATGCACGAGGCCTCCAAGAAACTGAACGAATGTCTGCAGGAGGTGTACGAGCCCGACTGGCCTGGCAGGGATGAAGCAAACAAGATAGCTGAG AACAATGACCTCCTCTGGCTGGATTATCACCAGAAGCTGGTGGACCAGGCACTGCTGACCATGGACACATACCTGGGCCAGTTCCCTGACATCAAG TCACGCATTGCCAAGCGAGGGCGGAAATTGGTGGACTATGACAGCGCCCGGCACCATTACGAGTCCCTCCAAACCGCCAAAAAGAAGGATGAAACCAAAATTGCCAAG cctgtctCGCTGCTTGAGAAAGCCGCCCCCCAGTGGTGCCAAGGCAAACTGCAGGCTCATCTCGTAGCTCAAACTAACCTGCTCCGAAATCAG GCAGAGGAGGAGCTCATCAAAGCCCAGAAGGTGTTTGAGGAGATGAACGTGGACCTACAGGAAGAGCTGCCGTCCCTGTGGAACAG CCGTGTAGGCTTCTATGTCAACACGTTCCAGAGTATTGCGGGCCTGGAGGAGAACTTCCACAAGGAGATGAGTAAG CTCAACCAGAACCTCAACGATGTGCTGGTTAGCCTGGAGAAGCAGCACGGGAGCAACACGTTCACAGTCAAGGCCCAGCCCAG aaagaaaactaaactgCTCTCCCGGCTGCTCAGAAAGAAGAACAG TGACAACGCCCCTGCAAAAGGGGACAAGAGCCCTTCGCCTCCTCCAGATGGCTCCCCGGCCGCCCCGGAGATCAGAGTCAACCATGAGCCTGAGCCGCCTAGCTCAGCAGCAGCAGGGGCTGCCCTCCCCAAGTCCCCGTCTCAG CTCCGGAAAGGGCCACCAGTCCCTCCACCTCCCAAACACACCCCGTCCAAGGAGGTCAAGCAAGAGCAGATCCTCAGCCTGTTTGATGACACGTTTGTCCCTGAGATCAGCGTGACCACCCCCTCCCAG CCCACAGAGAGTCCAGCTGGCAGCCTGCCTTCCGGGGAGCCCAGTGCTGCCGAGGGCACCTTTGCTGTGGCCTGGCCCAGCCAGACGGCCGAGCCGGGGCCTGCCCAA CCAGCAGAGGCCTCCGAGGTGGCGGGTGGGACCCGACCTGCGGCTGGAGCCCAGGAGCCCGGGGAGACAGCAGCAAGTGAAGCAGCCTCC AGCTCTCTCCCTGCCGTGGTGGTAGAGACCTTCTCAGCGACCGTGAATGGCACCGTGGAGGGCAGCGGTGGGGCAGGACGCTTGGATCTGCCCCCGGGGTTCATGTTCAAG GTACAGGCCCAGCACGACTACGTGGCCACCGACACGGATGAGCTGCAGCTCAAGGCTGGTGATGTGGTACTGGTGATCCCCTTCCAGAACCCTGAGGAGCAG GATGAAGGCTGGCTCATGGGCGTGAAGGAGAGTGACTGGAACCAGCACCTAGAGCTGGAGAAATGTCGGGGTGTCTTCCCCGAGAACTTCACCGAGCGGGTTCAGTGA
- the BIN1 gene encoding myc box-dependent-interacting protein 1 isoform X15, whose product MAEMGSKGVTAGKIASNVQKKLTRAQEKVLQKLGKADETKDEQFEQCVQNFNKQLTEGTRLQKDLRTYLASVKAMHEASKKLNECLQEVYEPDWPGRDEANKIAENNDLLWLDYHQKLVDQALLTMDTYLGQFPDIKSRIAKRGRKLVDYDSARHHYESLQTAKKKDETKIAKPVSLLEKAAPQWCQGKLQAHLVAQTNLLRNQAEEELIKAQKVFEEMNVDLQEELPSLWNSRVGFYVNTFQSIAGLEENFHKEMSKLNQNLNDVLVSLEKQHGSNTFTVKAQPSDNAPAKGDKSPSPPPDGSPAAPEIRVNHEPEPPSSAAAGAALPKSPSQPTESPAGSLPSGEPSAAEGTFAVAWPSQTAEPGPAQPAEASEVAGGTRPAAGAQEPGETAASEAASSSLPAVVVETFSATVNGTVEGSGGAGRLDLPPGFMFKVQAQHDYVATDTDELQLKAGDVVLVIPFQNPEEQDEGWLMGVKESDWNQHLELEKCRGVFPENFTERVQ is encoded by the exons GTCCTCCAGAAACTAGGGAAGGCGGACGAGACAAAGGATGAGCAGTTTGAACAGTGTGTCCAGAATTTCAACAAACAGCTG ACCGAGGGCACTCGACTGCAGAAGGATCTCCGGACCTACCTGGCCTCCGTCAAAG CCATGCACGAGGCCTCCAAGAAACTGAACGAATGTCTGCAGGAGGTGTACGAGCCCGACTGGCCTGGCAGGGATGAAGCAAACAAGATAGCTGAG AACAATGACCTCCTCTGGCTGGATTATCACCAGAAGCTGGTGGACCAGGCACTGCTGACCATGGACACATACCTGGGCCAGTTCCCTGACATCAAG TCACGCATTGCCAAGCGAGGGCGGAAATTGGTGGACTATGACAGCGCCCGGCACCATTACGAGTCCCTCCAAACCGCCAAAAAGAAGGATGAAACCAAAATTGCCAAG cctgtctCGCTGCTTGAGAAAGCCGCCCCCCAGTGGTGCCAAGGCAAACTGCAGGCTCATCTCGTAGCTCAAACTAACCTGCTCCGAAATCAG GCAGAGGAGGAGCTCATCAAAGCCCAGAAGGTGTTTGAGGAGATGAACGTGGACCTACAGGAAGAGCTGCCGTCCCTGTGGAACAG CCGTGTAGGCTTCTATGTCAACACGTTCCAGAGTATTGCGGGCCTGGAGGAGAACTTCCACAAGGAGATGAGTAAG CTCAACCAGAACCTCAACGATGTGCTGGTTAGCCTGGAGAAGCAGCACGGGAGCAACACGTTCACAGTCAAGGCCCAGCCCAG TGACAACGCCCCTGCAAAAGGGGACAAGAGCCCTTCGCCTCCTCCAGATGGCTCCCCGGCCGCCCCGGAGATCAGAGTCAACCATGAGCCTGAGCCGCCTAGCTCAGCAGCAGCAGGGGCTGCCCTCCCCAAGTCCCCGTCTCAG CCCACAGAGAGTCCAGCTGGCAGCCTGCCTTCCGGGGAGCCCAGTGCTGCCGAGGGCACCTTTGCTGTGGCCTGGCCCAGCCAGACGGCCGAGCCGGGGCCTGCCCAA CCAGCAGAGGCCTCCGAGGTGGCGGGTGGGACCCGACCTGCGGCTGGAGCCCAGGAGCCCGGGGAGACAGCAGCAAGTGAAGCAGCCTCC AGCTCTCTCCCTGCCGTGGTGGTAGAGACCTTCTCAGCGACCGTGAATGGCACCGTGGAGGGCAGCGGTGGGGCAGGACGCTTGGATCTGCCCCCGGGGTTCATGTTCAAG GTACAGGCCCAGCACGACTACGTGGCCACCGACACGGATGAGCTGCAGCTCAAGGCTGGTGATGTGGTACTGGTGATCCCCTTCCAGAACCCTGAGGAGCAG GATGAAGGCTGGCTCATGGGCGTGAAGGAGAGTGACTGGAACCAGCACCTAGAGCTGGAGAAATGTCGGGGTGTCTTCCCCGAGAACTTCACCGAGCGGGTTCAGTGA
- the BIN1 gene encoding myc box-dependent-interacting protein 1 isoform X20: protein MAEMGSKGVTAGKIASNVQKKLTRAQEKVLQKLGKADETKDEQFEQCVQNFNKQLTEGTRLQKDLRTYLASVKAMHEASKKLNECLQEVYEPDWPGRDEANKIAENNDLLWLDYHQKLVDQALLTMDTYLGQFPDIKSRIAKRGRKLVDYDSARHHYESLQTAKKKDETKIAKAEEELIKAQKVFEEMNVDLQEELPSLWNSRVGFYVNTFQSIAGLEENFHKEMSKLNQNLNDVLVSLEKQHGSNTFTVKAQPSDNAPAKGDKSPSPPPDGSPAAPEIRVNHEPEPPSSAAAGAALPKSPSQPTESPAGSLPSGEPSAAEGTFAVAWPSQTAEPGPAQPAEASEVAGGTRPAAGAQEPGETAASEAASSSLPAVVVETFSATVNGTVEGSGGAGRLDLPPGFMFKVQAQHDYVATDTDELQLKAGDVVLVIPFQNPEEQDEGWLMGVKESDWNQHLELEKCRGVFPENFTERVQ from the exons GTCCTCCAGAAACTAGGGAAGGCGGACGAGACAAAGGATGAGCAGTTTGAACAGTGTGTCCAGAATTTCAACAAACAGCTG ACCGAGGGCACTCGACTGCAGAAGGATCTCCGGACCTACCTGGCCTCCGTCAAAG CCATGCACGAGGCCTCCAAGAAACTGAACGAATGTCTGCAGGAGGTGTACGAGCCCGACTGGCCTGGCAGGGATGAAGCAAACAAGATAGCTGAG AACAATGACCTCCTCTGGCTGGATTATCACCAGAAGCTGGTGGACCAGGCACTGCTGACCATGGACACATACCTGGGCCAGTTCCCTGACATCAAG TCACGCATTGCCAAGCGAGGGCGGAAATTGGTGGACTATGACAGCGCCCGGCACCATTACGAGTCCCTCCAAACCGCCAAAAAGAAGGATGAAACCAAAATTGCCAAG GCAGAGGAGGAGCTCATCAAAGCCCAGAAGGTGTTTGAGGAGATGAACGTGGACCTACAGGAAGAGCTGCCGTCCCTGTGGAACAG CCGTGTAGGCTTCTATGTCAACACGTTCCAGAGTATTGCGGGCCTGGAGGAGAACTTCCACAAGGAGATGAGTAAG CTCAACCAGAACCTCAACGATGTGCTGGTTAGCCTGGAGAAGCAGCACGGGAGCAACACGTTCACAGTCAAGGCCCAGCCCAG TGACAACGCCCCTGCAAAAGGGGACAAGAGCCCTTCGCCTCCTCCAGATGGCTCCCCGGCCGCCCCGGAGATCAGAGTCAACCATGAGCCTGAGCCGCCTAGCTCAGCAGCAGCAGGGGCTGCCCTCCCCAAGTCCCCGTCTCAG CCCACAGAGAGTCCAGCTGGCAGCCTGCCTTCCGGGGAGCCCAGTGCTGCCGAGGGCACCTTTGCTGTGGCCTGGCCCAGCCAGACGGCCGAGCCGGGGCCTGCCCAA CCAGCAGAGGCCTCCGAGGTGGCGGGTGGGACCCGACCTGCGGCTGGAGCCCAGGAGCCCGGGGAGACAGCAGCAAGTGAAGCAGCCTCC AGCTCTCTCCCTGCCGTGGTGGTAGAGACCTTCTCAGCGACCGTGAATGGCACCGTGGAGGGCAGCGGTGGGGCAGGACGCTTGGATCTGCCCCCGGGGTTCATGTTCAAG GTACAGGCCCAGCACGACTACGTGGCCACCGACACGGATGAGCTGCAGCTCAAGGCTGGTGATGTGGTACTGGTGATCCCCTTCCAGAACCCTGAGGAGCAG GATGAAGGCTGGCTCATGGGCGTGAAGGAGAGTGACTGGAACCAGCACCTAGAGCTGGAGAAATGTCGGGGTGTCTTCCCCGAGAACTTCACCGAGCGGGTTCAGTGA